The Acropora muricata isolate sample 2 chromosome 7, ASM3666990v1, whole genome shotgun sequence genomic interval GGGCTTCAACAGTAATGTTGACACCAGGCCTCTCGAGATAAAAAGTCCGAGTAGAAGCATGGCACTAATTTGTTTGTCGACTTGCTCCAGTTCTCCACGTTCGCCAAAGGTTATGTTTTCCTGAAGAATACCACAacatatttaataaataattttaaaattaaaaaaacaataaattacAGTAATTTGCTCAGCTATCTGCACCAGTTCTTTGTGTACCCCAAATGTCATGTTTCCTTAAGAGATGACCAGTTTTATCTATTTCTTTTTACATTTACTTTTTCTTGCTTCGCCAGTTTTATATACTTAAtttcaggagcctatgagcaggaacatgcaactcaactatatttctgtcaaggcgttttcatagagcgatttatttttagatcgaatctactttgactgagactcccgtgggagtgccataaccaatcacaagacactaattgacgtcactgcgtcactggaccggaactgtctttctttcacaaaagaaaaggtgtactaaaaatagatcagtttgtgaaaatgccgtgacataggcttagtatgggagttgcaagctcctgctcatcggctcctgttaaTTTTCATTAGAAATATTTAACTTTAGAAAGAGAGAAAAGTGAAATTTCATGAACAGACCTGTTCCACGTGCCATAGGTAGTTCTGTGGTAACAGGACACCCACTTGAGTCATCTCCCACAGGACACTTTCTCTGGCTGTACTGAGAAGTCCTGTTGTTGGACGGATTTGGAGAACCCTGTAAACAATATTCTCAATCATTGAAGTAAGATCTTTGATCGCCGCTTGTGATTCCTGCGATAATCTCTGGAAAACTCCAGGAGCTTTGACCTTCAAGTCGAAGGCATCATCTCGGATTGCATCTTGAAAAATGACATACATAGCACCCTCACGCTCAAGATAGTATTTGCTGTGGAGTTCATCAATAGCTTGATTAATAAGATTGTTTAGCCTTTCCGCAGCTTCGAGTCTCCTTTGTATAAGTTTCCTCAAAAGTGATATCAGAATAAAACAAGCCCAGGCTGCATAACCATAACGTCGCAGTTTCCTTGCTCCCCTGGGGCCTGGGAAAGGGTAAGGTATGACTGGATTGCTCCTTGCCATTTCACCAATAAAACCTGCTGGCTGCATAGAAGCGTGAGGTCTGGGTCTCGGTTCAGGGACTCGCTCGGTTGGTCGTACAGGAGTAGCAACACCTCTGGGAATCTAAACATCatcaaacacaaacaaaacgAAACCTTCTAATGGCTGtgagtaaatttttagctcaggataatgattttccagctttctgattggttccctaagcccatgatatgagccattatcgttaagtttgaccaaataaggaaaaactggccaatttcttgtgctgaaattttggaggtcggaaaaattttttttcgcggcgtcgttggtaaagaaaatgtcacgatttgaggaggtttcacccgaagaaatcaagagaattgcttgaaaatttactaaaacagttattcttctcggacttagtcaaacttaacgataatggctcatatcatgggcttggggaaccaatcagaaagctggaaaatcattatcctgagctaaaaatttactaaactgtaatatatatatatatatatatatacatatcttATTATAAAAGAGGTAATCAGAGATTGGGAATAGCGTTCAAAATCCTTGTGAATAGCGAAATAAATAGTAGAGTTTTATAAATGCTTAGAGGTTGAGAGCCCGCTAATTTAGTAACTGGAAGTGTTGAAAAGCGTTTCTTACAACATATCATTTTCAATGGTATTGTGTGATATATTTTCGAAAGACACTAAATTTACGAATCATATCACAGATTGGTTTCACATTCGTTGTTGCTTTGGTTTTGACGAAAACAACAGGTCAGCGGTAAAAATGCCCAACGGCTACCGCTCGTTCTCGACTGTTCCCGACATATTCTCGACCACTTGTTACTAATGCCCCTGAATAATTAACTACGGGGAGGCCATTTTTTTGCGGTTTCCTTACAGGAATGTTGACATTTACCGGTATCACCGTGCGCAGGAACACTAATCACAAAGGGCAAAGAACTCAACTCAAAATTAGGTttgcgttctgtcgaacgcaataaaTTGGATAGCTTCATAAGGATTTTAACAACTGAGGAAAACCGTAGTGCGATAATTTTTTTCACgcgtttgagatagccaatcagctgctgacacgtTGGTAACGCGTTCTCTTTTTTAAAACGTTGAATTAGGTATATATTaggtatatgtatatatgtatataatgtTCCATCCCCggggggggcactttaggaatttctgggtggggatgtgccgctaggactctggaacccttagcctataccagagctaatttcagctggattttgctaccctatactagagtaaactccctaaatcactcctgaatcccgatttttgacagttaataatatacagtaacgctttatgatagtcatgtatcattgctgttgaagctgaatcgtgaaaatttaaacttgccgatttcatttgtttatatttttgaggagCAATTCCTGGCTTCctaagtctagataaaatcttcaatcaactgatcagtttcatgaaaaatgatagcctattccagacccaaacgctctgatttatataccctatgctagagtaaactgcttgaaaaccatacccttcacagcagcacatacctatatggcccatatatggcagtgccCCCCCGGGGTTCCATCCTTTAGGTTGATAGGGCAAAAATTGCATTCAAGAAATAGGTCATCAGCATTTTAAGCAGATTGCATGGTATGTTAGAAGCTGCTGTTCAGAACACCAGACTGGTGTACATTTTAAACACTTCTTGCTCATTCAACCAGCAAAATGAGAGTTTtttgaagaaaaggaaaggaaagacaaGACATGACAAATCATTCGTCATACTTACCCCTGTTCGTGTCGAAGGTTTTCTCTGAGCAGAAACTGGTTGTGTCAGCCCAGAGACAGAAGGTGCAGAATCCACtgaagaaaaagggaaaaaaacaatatcAATATGAATCATGGAATGATAAACTTCGCAAGCAGAGTCGTTGCAGAATTTTAGCTGAAGCTCAACCTTTTGAGGGCCTTGCACTGGGGCTTGAGTTTATTCCCAGTTTATCATTATAGTGtatgtttaacaaatagattccatgttgccgtgcgtctgttcagtaatagatcacagatgacgtcaaaatgtggtaagaacaaaaaagtggcacacgaggcgtagccgagtgtgtcactgatgttcttaccacattttgacgtcctctgtgatctattactgaacagacgcacggcaacatggaatctatttgttttatataataaaaaaattaaaatacacgggaaaaatgcccttttatttcaaatttcgccactttgacagacacgaaaacagcactgacgtgatcttatgtctataaaaaacgaagcgaactgattggttgctatgcttagcaaagaattgtgattggttcaaattcaaaattcaaaaaatttaaaaaaacttgaatcgagcgctctcgtcatctgtgcgtctgtcctctaatagatcataggcgagaaccaattagaatgcgagaattacttgggttattatataaatagtATGTGATTTTAATACATCAGAGATCCCATCATCTACAAGCTTATCATTGACACATGTAATGAACAGCTCCCAGTCGGCCTGATAgatcaactggtagagcaccgCACCGGCATTGCTCAGGTAAGAATTCAAATCGCTGTTCaggtttgcattttttttttttacctttctcaCCATTTCTAAGTAgcactaaaaaaaataaatgcaaggATCATGCACATTCTTTGTTTTAGTGTTATGCAGACTGAGGCAAGAGATCTAAAAACCGAGCTGAGAGCCTTGGAAGTCTTGTGTTGTGTGTCCCCTGAGTCTAACACACACATTCTGTATTTTGTATACTCTGCGATCTCGCACGCGAATTAGAGTCTACTAGAAGCCAAACCGCGAACAACCCAACTTACCTCTCCGTGTCTGACTTTGTGAAGTGgtaaatggtgtcatttctcgatgGCCAATTGCTTCAATTTCCAATGGTTTAGATGCAGGAGATCTGTAGAGATTAACAAAATAACAGggtcaaaatatcatgataatgtTGATCTGTAACAGAAAAGTAGATTTGCACTATTAGGACCCTAAAAGGTTAAAACAAGATGCAAAACAGTACAGTGGTGTCATTTGATTTCAGAGGCTTTGTCAGGCATGTGAAAAATGGGGAGTGAGAACAAATGACTCGGGGGAGGGGGGGGTGAGAGAAAAGGAGTGGAAGTTCTTCTCCCATTTCTCATGCAAGCAAACTGTTGAATTTTTTGTGTGTGCATGATTTGGAATACTCCTTGAGAGCCAAATTGATCACCCAAAAGACATTGCATGCTAagtgtgttgttgttttgaaatagtTCCAGCATTTTGGTTGGGTGATTTTTGGATTTTCTGTCTGCGCAAAAATTCAATGCATTTTCCAATGTATTTTGCATGAACATGGGCGTTTAAACAAGTTCTTCTAATATTGTTTCCTtgaagaccacaaattgcacctTATAAGCTCATCCAATTGTCAATTTTCTATGCCAAGTTGTGCTTAATATCACGTGATTTTGTAAACTGATCACTATTGTTCACCTACATTTTCTTAGCAGGCTTCTCTTTCTCTGTAGTTTCTGACTTAGTACTTGCATTTGGTGATGACATCATCTGCTGTAGCATCAACTGCTGCAATTGCATGTTCTGTAatgtcatcatcgtcatcatatCTGGATAATAAATAAAATCATAGTTATTTTCAGTAGCTGCTTATAATTAATTTGAGCACTCATATGCTTTTCAGcacaattttcatttgtttcagcAATTGTTGGTTATCCTCCAAAATGGCTAAtctgcttcattttttttttcatttactgcAAAAATCATCCGGCGTGGGTAATCTGCCCATtcattcccagggtcctctctcttcCTCTGTCAGGACACTGGGAATGAAGTTACAAACTGCCATGCGGTAAATGGGTGCAAAATACAGTAGGATAATCAAATCTgaatataaaataaaagcattttaagTTACTTATCCAAATTCCCCAAATTGTTAATGTTGGGCTAAGAGAAAGAAtataaatatttcattcaatCTGACATTATTGTACTAGTTCTT includes:
- the LOC136922291 gene encoding uncharacterized protein produces the protein MMADKNVHDEITKLRLKLLEQKLRSQLADPGRGSKMPAAPSNSSTAGIQNILQAETLKSQQLLERVKEERVYQKKQSYHKNEDHSKDMMTMMTLQNMQLQQLMLQQMMSSPNASTKSETTEKEKPAKKISPASKPLEIEAIGHREMTPFTTSQSQTRRVDSAPSVSGLTQPVSAQRKPSTRTGIPRGVATPVRPTERVPEPRPRPHASMQPAGFIGEMARSNPVIPYPFPGPRGARKLRRYGYAAWACFILISLLRKLIQRRLEAAERLNNLINQAIDELHSKYYLEREGAMYVIFQDAIRDDAFDLKVKAPGVFQRLSQESQAAIKDLTSMIENIVYRVLQIRPTTGLLSTARESVLWEMTQVGVLLPQNYLWHVEQENITFGERGELEQVDKQISAMLLLGLFISRGLVSTLLLKPVECGLMEATPSNLAASNLKVLATIFMKIVRDISLLPSKRMMPLASEISTQLFSDEDMKYIYKKIDDSLIWCKENLRLWAEDLVDALDRS